In Pirellula sp. SH-Sr6A, the DNA window GCATCCATGGTGCTCAAGGGAGGACCGCATCGAGATGTGCATGGCCAGCGGAACGGCATGGCGATCCTTTCCCTCCTCATTCTTGTGGTTGCGGGTTTCCTTGGCAGTATGCGCCAACTTCCGGACAATTTGGGAAGTGGATTGTTCCGGTTCGACCACATCGCCATTTCGTCCGAACGATTGGCACTCCTCGGCGGATTCCTATTGATCATGCTGTCGTGGTCGACCGCTCCCAAGCAGTTTTTGGGAGAGTATTACGGTTGTCTGATCATCATGCTCGGGGCCATTCCGGTCGTGGGAGCGGCGAACGATATCGTGACGCTCTTCCTTGGATTGGAACTCATCAGCATCCCAACCTATATCCTGCTGGGCATTTCCAAAAACGATAACGCTGGTGCGGAAGCGACCTTGAAGTACTTCATGTTGAGTGCTTTCTCCTCGGCGTTCTTTTTGATGGGTGCCAGTTATCTCTACGGAGTGAGCGGTTCGACGAACCTACAAGTGATCCATTACATCATGGGCGCGGAGAGTGGGAAACTCATCTCCTTCGCCATCATTTTGGTCCTCTGCGGACTGGCATTTCGAATCACTGCGGTGCCGTTTCACTTTTATGCCCCAGACGTGTTCGAAGGTACCAGTCTTACCATGGCGGGGATCATGAGCTATCTGCCTAAGGTAGCTGGATTTGTTGCGATGATTCGGGTCCTGGTCTCCTCATGGAGTCCTGAGAATTTGGCGACGATCGTCCCGGTGTTGTTACTCCTGTCCGCGGTGACCATGTTGGTCGGTAACTTGATGGCGGCGGCCCAAAGCAACCTAAGGCGCCTGTTGGCATATTCCAGCATCGCCCACACCGGCTATTTGATGCTTGCTATGACTGCGTTGATTCGCGAGAACGCCCAATCCAATATCATCTTCTCGTATTTGGCTGCCTATGCCGCCATGACCATTGGACTGTTCGCTTGTCTTGGGGAGATCGAAGCAGCCGGGGGCAAGTCGCAATTGATTGGCGACCTTTCAGGCATGTTCTACCGTCGCCCAGCTGCATCCATCGGGATGACGGTTTGCTTGATCAGCATGATTGGTCTTCCATTCACAGCCGGTTTCTGGGCAAAGTTTCTTGTCTTCATGGGGGCTACGGCAGCCGGCATGGAGGATCCGGTCAGTCTCGGCATGGGGGTTTTCATGGCCGTCAATGCAGTGGTCGCTGCCGGGTATTATTGGCGAGTATTGAGCAAGCTGTTCGAAAGAAGCGACGCTCATGTGCCCCTCCGCGTCTTCCGTCCGAGCCTGTTTATCACCTACACTATCTGCGTCGTTTTGACATTGGTCTGGTTCTTCGTACCGTCGGTCATGTAAATCTCGACCGCACGATTCGATATTGAAATACACCTCCTCCCGAGCGATTTTGGAATACACAACATGAAGTTATTTGAAGGCAAAAAA includes these proteins:
- a CDS encoding NADH-quinone oxidoreductase subunit N; the protein is MDTLTTFKASLAWMAPAITMILGGSLLLGASMVLKGGPHRDVHGQRNGMAILSLLILVVAGFLGSMRQLPDNLGSGLFRFDHIAISSERLALLGGFLLIMLSWSTAPKQFLGEYYGCLIIMLGAIPVVGAANDIVTLFLGLELISIPTYILLGISKNDNAGAEATLKYFMLSAFSSAFFLMGASYLYGVSGSTNLQVIHYIMGAESGKLISFAIILVLCGLAFRITAVPFHFYAPDVFEGTSLTMAGIMSYLPKVAGFVAMIRVLVSSWSPENLATIVPVLLLLSAVTMLVGNLMAAAQSNLRRLLAYSSIAHTGYLMLAMTALIRENAQSNIIFSYLAAYAAMTIGLFACLGEIEAAGGKSQLIGDLSGMFYRRPAASIGMTVCLISMIGLPFTAGFWAKFLVFMGATAAGMEDPVSLGMGVFMAVNAVVAAGYYWRVLSKLFERSDAHVPLRVFRPSLFITYTICVVLTLVWFFVPSVM